Proteins encoded in a region of the Streptomyces sp. NBC_01298 genome:
- a CDS encoding BlaI/MecI/CopY family transcriptional regulator, producing the protein MTRVWQWNRPVTVREVLEDLQQERSIAYTTVMTVMDNLHQKGWVRREAEGRAYRYTAVSTRAAYSAALMNEAWSTSDNPAAALVAFFGMMSAEQREALRDAVRIVQPAEPEASPEPEAASPEPEAVPEPEAASPAAPPDVEGDSAAPGTEPGR; encoded by the coding sequence ATGACGCGGGTGTGGCAGTGGAACCGCCCGGTCACCGTTCGCGAAGTCCTGGAAGACCTGCAGCAGGAACGGTCCATCGCGTACACCACGGTCATGACCGTTATGGACAATCTTCATCAGAAGGGCTGGGTCCGCCGCGAGGCGGAAGGCCGCGCCTATCGATATACGGCGGTCTCCACCCGGGCCGCTTACTCGGCCGCACTGATGAACGAAGCCTGGTCGACGAGCGACAACCCCGCGGCCGCCCTCGTGGCCTTCTTCGGCATGATGTCGGCGGAACAGCGCGAGGCACTCAGGGACGCCGTACGCATCGTGCAGCCGGCGGAACCGGAAGCCTCCCCGGAACCAGAAGCCGCCTCCCCGGAACCCGAAGCCGTCCCGGAACCCGAAGCCGCCTCCCCGGCCGCGCCGCCCGATGTCGAAGGCGACTCCGCGGCGCCGGGCACCGAGCCGGGGCGATAA
- a CDS encoding Rossmann-like and DUF2520 domain-containing protein yields MATYRPVPPADRNGAEGLPRVNTAPQAERPARLAVGVVGAGRVGPALARALQQTGHRPVAVSGVSDASRRRAERMLPGVPVVSPAQVMQVSDLVLLTVPDDALPSLVEGLAETGAVRPGQLLVHTSGRYGVSVLDPARRAGALPLALHPAMTFTGTEVDVQRLAGCSFGVTAPDELRLAAEALVIEMGGEAEWIAEVNRPLYHAALALGANHLVTLVAQSMELLGKAGVEHPARMLGPLLGAALDNALRSGDAALTGPVARGDAGTVAAHVSELRKHAPGTVAGYLAMARTTADRALAHGLLKPELAEDLLGVLADDGAAIPGPGSEGTEGGDEL; encoded by the coding sequence ATGGCGACGTATCGTCCGGTACCCCCCGCGGACCGGAACGGAGCGGAAGGCCTCCCCCGCGTGAACACAGCCCCCCAGGCGGAGCGCCCCGCCCGGCTCGCCGTCGGTGTCGTCGGAGCCGGCCGGGTCGGCCCCGCGCTGGCCCGCGCCCTCCAGCAGACCGGGCACCGCCCCGTCGCCGTGTCGGGTGTCTCCGACGCCTCGCGGCGCCGGGCCGAGCGGATGCTGCCGGGCGTGCCCGTCGTCTCTCCCGCGCAGGTCATGCAGGTCTCCGACCTCGTGCTGCTGACCGTCCCCGACGACGCCCTGCCGTCCCTGGTGGAGGGCCTCGCCGAGACCGGCGCGGTCCGCCCCGGACAGCTCCTCGTGCACACCTCCGGGCGGTACGGGGTCTCCGTGCTGGACCCCGCGCGCCGCGCGGGCGCGCTCCCGCTGGCCCTGCACCCCGCGATGACCTTCACCGGCACCGAGGTCGACGTGCAGCGCCTCGCGGGCTGCTCCTTCGGGGTGACCGCCCCCGACGAGCTGCGGCTCGCCGCGGAGGCCCTGGTCATCGAGATGGGCGGGGAGGCCGAGTGGATCGCCGAGGTGAACCGCCCGCTCTACCACGCGGCCCTCGCCCTGGGCGCGAACCACCTGGTCACCCTGGTCGCCCAGTCGATGGAGCTGCTGGGCAAGGCGGGCGTCGAGCACCCCGCCCGGATGCTCGGCCCGCTCCTCGGCGCGGCCCTCGACAACGCCCTGCGCTCCGGTGACGCCGCCCTGACCGGCCCGGTGGCCCGCGGTGACGCCGGTACCGTCGCCGCGCACGTCTCGGAGCTGCGCAAGCACGCCCCGGGCACGGTCGCCGGATACCTCGCGATGGCCCGTACGACCGCCGACCGCGCCCTCGCGCACGGCCTGCTCAAGCCCGAACTGGCCGAAGACCTCCTCGGTGTGCTGGCTGATGACGGCGCGGCGATTCCCGGCCCCGGATCCGAAGGAACCGAAGGCGGCGACGAGCTGTGA
- a CDS encoding DUF5937 family protein, with protein MSVTIDITGLPAERIGFAPSPLAELCMALHALSQPGHHPGLASWTSTTAAALDPDLADRLLEGDFMWRSSFADLFMAFAGIPGGSGLPAATLAAELDVLDRLDDERFVTAALEHCRLALYNDDGGPSPLSDPLARAKALETASARGPQQLAFAVRVLDDTAGVRVWLRRLMEDCDEAFFAETWRRVEPRQSADARHKTEVLRRKGLPAVLKEVSSALSVDEGLNTVTVDKMVHGSATATDPRIGDGLLFVPTNFGWPHLLVLHAPGWRPVIHYPLGSPELASSPGSVELMQRRMEALAHPMRMMLCRNLARAPYTTGELAAAHGITAPEVSRHLTVLKKAGLIQTRRQGRYVQHQLDLATVARIGSDFIEGILR; from the coding sequence ATGAGCGTCACCATCGACATCACCGGGCTCCCCGCGGAGCGGATCGGCTTCGCGCCATCCCCGCTCGCAGAGCTCTGCATGGCGTTGCACGCGCTCTCCCAGCCCGGCCATCACCCCGGGCTCGCCTCCTGGACCTCCACCACCGCCGCCGCGCTGGACCCGGACCTCGCGGACCGGCTGCTGGAGGGCGATTTCATGTGGCGCAGCTCCTTCGCCGACCTGTTCATGGCCTTCGCCGGGATTCCCGGCGGCTCCGGCCTGCCCGCGGCCACGCTCGCCGCCGAGCTCGACGTGCTCGACCGGCTGGACGACGAGCGGTTCGTGACGGCCGCCCTGGAGCACTGCCGGCTGGCCCTCTACAACGACGACGGCGGGCCGTCCCCGCTCTCGGATCCGCTCGCCCGGGCGAAGGCCCTGGAGACGGCCTCCGCGCGCGGGCCCCAGCAGCTGGCCTTCGCCGTGCGGGTGCTCGACGACACCGCCGGTGTCCGCGTCTGGCTGCGCCGGCTGATGGAGGACTGTGACGAGGCCTTCTTCGCGGAGACCTGGCGTCGCGTCGAGCCCCGCCAGAGCGCGGACGCCCGGCACAAGACGGAGGTGCTGCGCCGCAAGGGGCTGCCCGCCGTGCTGAAGGAGGTCTCCTCGGCGCTGAGCGTCGACGAGGGGCTGAACACCGTCACGGTGGACAAGATGGTCCACGGGTCCGCGACCGCGACCGACCCCCGAATAGGTGACGGCCTGCTGTTCGTGCCCACGAACTTCGGCTGGCCCCACCTGCTGGTGCTGCACGCCCCCGGCTGGCGTCCGGTGATCCACTACCCGCTCGGCTCTCCCGAACTGGCCTCCTCCCCGGGGTCGGTGGAGCTGATGCAGCGGCGCATGGAGGCTCTGGCGCATCCGATGCGGATGATGCTGTGCCGCAATCTGGCGCGCGCCCCGTACACGACCGGCGAGTTGGCGGCCGCGCACGGGATCACCGCCCCGGAGGTGTCCCGCCATCTGACGGTGCTGAAGAAGGCCGGCCTGATCCAGACCCGCCGCCAAGGGCGGTACGTCCAGCACCAGCTGGACCTGGCGACGGTCGCACGCATCGGCTCCGACTTCATCGAGGGCATCCTGCGGTAG
- a CDS encoding amino-acid N-acetyltransferase, translated as MVEFSAAHAKTVTIRRARTGDVPALRRLLDQYVQQRILLDKAPVVLYEDIQEFWVAERDSDGQVVGCGALHVMWEDLAEVRTLAVDRDLKGVGVGHLVLDKLLETARRVGVSRVFCLTFEVDFFAKHGFTEIGETPVDTDVYMELLRSYDEGVAEFLGLERVKPNTLGNSRMLLHL; from the coding sequence ATGGTTGAGTTTTCCGCTGCACATGCAAAAACAGTGACGATCCGCCGAGCGCGCACCGGTGATGTTCCCGCGCTGCGCCGCCTGCTCGACCAGTACGTTCAGCAGCGGATCCTGCTGGACAAAGCGCCGGTCGTCCTTTACGAGGACATCCAGGAGTTCTGGGTCGCCGAACGCGACTCCGATGGCCAGGTCGTCGGCTGCGGCGCGCTCCACGTGATGTGGGAAGACCTGGCCGAAGTCCGCACTCTTGCCGTCGATCGCGACTTGAAGGGCGTTGGAGTCGGACATCTCGTGCTCGACAAGTTGCTGGAGACCGCCCGGAGGGTAGGCGTCAGCCGGGTTTTCTGCCTGACCTTCGAAGTGGACTTCTTCGCGAAGCACGGCTTCACCGAGATCGGTGAGACCCCGGTCGACACCGATGTGTACATGGAGCTGCTGCGTTCCTATGACGAGGGTGTCGCGGAGTTCCTCGGTCTCGAACGAGTGAAGCCGAACACCTTGGGCAACAGCCGGATGCTTCTGCACCTCTGA
- the nadC gene encoding carboxylating nicotinate-nucleotide diphosphorylase, translating into MGQSEAGGCGDDCACGEAEESGLDPALAELLEEAGLDPIEVEDIAHMALSEDLDGGVDVTTVATVPEEAEAIADFVAREDGVVAGLRIAEAVFSVVCTESFEVERHAEDGDSVKAGDVLLSVRSRTRDLLTAERSALNIVCRLSGVATATRRWAEVLEGTGAKVRDTRKTTPGLRSLEKYAVRCGGGVNHRMSLSDAALVKDNHVVAAGGVVQAFTAVREAFPEVPIEVEVDTLEQVGEVLEAGADLILLDNFTVEQTAKAVALVAGRATLESSGRLTLDTARAYAETGVDFLAVGALTHSSPILDIGLDLREAV; encoded by the coding sequence GTGGGCCAGAGCGAAGCCGGCGGCTGCGGCGACGACTGCGCCTGCGGCGAAGCCGAGGAGTCCGGTCTCGACCCGGCTCTCGCCGAACTGCTGGAGGAAGCCGGCCTGGACCCCATCGAGGTCGAGGACATCGCGCACATGGCGCTCTCCGAGGACCTCGACGGCGGGGTCGACGTGACCACCGTCGCCACCGTCCCCGAAGAGGCCGAGGCGATCGCCGACTTCGTCGCCCGCGAGGACGGCGTCGTGGCCGGCCTGCGGATCGCCGAGGCCGTGTTCTCGGTGGTCTGCACCGAGTCCTTCGAGGTCGAGCGGCACGCGGAGGACGGCGACAGCGTCAAGGCCGGCGACGTGCTCCTGTCGGTGCGCTCGCGCACCCGGGACCTGCTGACCGCCGAGCGCAGCGCCCTCAACATCGTGTGCCGCCTGTCGGGCGTGGCGACGGCCACCCGCCGCTGGGCCGAGGTCCTGGAGGGCACCGGCGCCAAGGTCCGCGACACCCGCAAGACCACCCCGGGCCTGCGCTCCCTGGAGAAGTACGCGGTGCGCTGCGGCGGCGGGGTCAACCACCGCATGTCGCTGTCGGACGCGGCACTGGTCAAGGACAACCACGTGGTCGCGGCCGGCGGGGTCGTCCAGGCCTTCACCGCCGTGCGGGAGGCCTTCCCGGAGGTCCCGATCGAGGTCGAGGTCGACACCCTGGAGCAGGTCGGCGAGGTCCTGGAGGCCGGGGCCGACCTGATCCTGCTCGACAACTTCACCGTCGAGCAGACCGCGAAGGCCGTCGCCCTGGTCGCCGGCCGCGCCACCCTGGAGTCCTCGGGCCGCCTCACCCTGGACACGGCCCGCGCCTACGCCGAGACCGGCGTCGACTTCCTCGCGGTCGGCGCGCTGACCCACTCCTCCCCGATCCTGGACATCGGCCTCGATCTGCGCGAGGCGGTGTAA
- a CDS encoding L-aspartate oxidase, giving the protein MSTPGRGPAAAGTSTGIRLHAPAPGWSVDADVVVVGSGVAGLTAALRCAAAGRRTVVVTKARLDDGSTRWAQGGIAAALGDGDTPEQHLDDTLVAGAGLCDEAAVRLLVTEGPDAVRRLIATGAVFDTSAETGEIELTREGGHHRRRIAHAGGDATGAEISRALVEAVQDAGIETVENALVLDLLLDAEGRTAGVTLHVMGEGQHDGVGAVHAPAVILATGGMGQVFSATTNPSVSTGDGVALALRAGAEVSDLEFVQFHPTVLFLGADAEGQQPLVSEAVRGEGAYLVDAGGVRFMTGQHELAELAPRDIVAKGIMRRMQEQGTQHMYLDARHFGAQMWEQRFPTILAACRSHGIDPVTEPIPVAPAAHYASGGVRTDLHGRTTVPGLYACGEVACTGVHGANRLASNSLLEGLVFAERIADDIIGNPPAGTGPGIPVPATGPLQPAEARYEIQRIMTDGAGVLRSAESLRRAAAALESLYATALTELETRGKTAVPGTETWEATNLLCVARVLVAAAQRRAETRGCHWREDHPDRDDTDWRRHLVVRLSETERRALVVTTTDSADFPSVRIPSRTATTDSNESLEP; this is encoded by the coding sequence GTGAGCACCCCAGGCAGAGGCCCCGCAGCAGCGGGCACCAGCACCGGCATACGGCTCCACGCCCCGGCGCCCGGCTGGTCCGTGGACGCCGATGTCGTGGTCGTCGGGTCCGGAGTCGCCGGACTGACCGCCGCGCTGCGCTGCGCGGCCGCGGGCCGCCGTACGGTCGTCGTCACCAAGGCCCGGCTCGACGACGGCTCCACCCGCTGGGCCCAGGGCGGCATCGCCGCCGCCCTCGGCGACGGGGACACCCCCGAGCAGCACCTCGACGACACCCTCGTCGCGGGCGCCGGACTGTGCGACGAGGCCGCTGTCCGGCTCCTCGTCACCGAGGGCCCCGACGCCGTACGCCGCCTCATCGCGACCGGCGCCGTCTTCGACACCTCCGCCGAGACCGGCGAGATCGAGCTGACCCGCGAGGGCGGCCACCACCGCCGCCGCATCGCCCACGCGGGCGGGGACGCCACCGGCGCCGAGATCTCCCGCGCGCTCGTCGAGGCCGTCCAGGACGCCGGCATCGAGACCGTGGAGAACGCCCTGGTCCTGGACCTGCTCCTGGACGCCGAGGGTCGTACCGCGGGCGTCACCCTGCACGTCATGGGCGAGGGCCAGCACGACGGGGTCGGCGCCGTCCACGCGCCCGCCGTGATCCTCGCGACCGGCGGCATGGGCCAGGTCTTCTCCGCGACGACCAACCCGTCGGTCTCCACCGGCGACGGCGTGGCCCTCGCGCTGCGCGCCGGAGCCGAGGTCTCCGACCTCGAGTTCGTGCAGTTCCACCCCACCGTGCTCTTCCTCGGCGCCGACGCCGAGGGCCAGCAGCCCCTGGTGTCGGAGGCCGTCCGCGGCGAGGGCGCGTACCTCGTCGACGCCGGCGGCGTCCGCTTCATGACCGGCCAGCACGAGCTCGCCGAGCTCGCCCCCCGCGACATCGTCGCCAAGGGCATCATGCGCCGCATGCAGGAGCAGGGCACCCAGCACATGTACCTGGACGCCCGGCACTTCGGCGCCCAGATGTGGGAGCAGCGCTTCCCGACCATCCTCGCCGCCTGCCGCTCGCACGGCATCGACCCGGTCACCGAGCCCATCCCGGTCGCCCCGGCCGCGCACTACGCCTCCGGCGGCGTACGGACCGACCTGCACGGCCGCACCACCGTCCCCGGGCTGTACGCCTGCGGCGAGGTCGCCTGCACCGGAGTGCACGGCGCGAACCGACTGGCCTCCAACTCCTTGCTGGAGGGCCTGGTCTTCGCCGAGCGCATCGCCGACGACATCATCGGGAACCCGCCCGCGGGCACCGGCCCCGGCATCCCCGTCCCGGCCACCGGCCCCCTCCAGCCCGCCGAGGCGCGCTACGAGATCCAGCGCATCATGACCGACGGCGCGGGCGTGCTGCGCTCCGCCGAGTCCCTGCGCCGGGCCGCCGCCGCGCTCGAATCCCTGTACGCGACGGCGCTGACGGAGCTGGAGACCCGGGGCAAGACGGCCGTGCCCGGCACCGAGACCTGGGAGGCCACCAACCTCCTGTGCGTGGCCCGGGTGCTGGTCGCCGCCGCCCAGCGGCGTGCGGAGACCCGCGGCTGCCACTGGCGCGAGGACCACCCGGACCGGGACGACACCGACTGGCGGCGCCACCTGGTCGTCCGCCTGTCGGAGACCGAGCGGCGGGCCCTGGTCGTCACCACCACGGACTCGGCGGACTTCCCGTCCGTACGGATCCCTTCGCGCACAGCCACCACCGACAGCAACGAAAGCCTGGAGCCGTAA
- a CDS encoding DUF397 domain-containing protein has product MTARAAWQKSSFCGEGDNCVYVSAAPGTLVRVADRADPAHLVLATTQAAWADFLRVVKQSD; this is encoded by the coding sequence ATGACCGCTCGTGCCGCCTGGCAGAAGTCCTCGTTCTGCGGCGAGGGGGACAACTGCGTGTACGTCAGTGCCGCCCCCGGAACCCTGGTCCGCGTGGCGGACCGCGCGGACCCGGCCCACCTGGTCCTCGCCACCACCCAGGCCGCCTGGGCCGATTTCCTGCGCGTGGTGAAGCAGTCGGACTAG
- a CDS encoding type III pantothenate kinase, whose protein sequence is MLLTIDVGNSHTVLGLFDGDEIVEHWRVSTDARRTADEMAVLMQGLMGMHPMLGNELGDGIHGIAICSTVPAVLHELREVTRRYYGDVPAVIVEPGTKTGVPILMDNPKEVGADRIVNAVAAAELYGGPAIVVDFGTATTFDAVSAKGEYVGGVISPGIEISMEALGVRGAQLRKIELARPRNVIGKSTVEAMQSGVVYGFAGQVDGIVGRMAKELAGPNGVPDDVRVIATGGLAPIVLGEAEAIDDHEPWLTLIGLRLVYERNAPTFG, encoded by the coding sequence ATGCTCCTCACCATCGACGTGGGCAACTCCCATACGGTCCTTGGCCTGTTCGACGGTGACGAGATCGTCGAGCACTGGCGCGTCTCGACCGACGCGCGCCGCACGGCCGACGAGATGGCCGTGCTGATGCAGGGCCTGATGGGCATGCACCCGATGCTCGGCAACGAACTGGGCGACGGCATCCACGGCATCGCGATCTGCTCGACGGTGCCGGCGGTGCTGCACGAGCTCCGCGAGGTGACCCGCCGCTACTACGGCGACGTGCCGGCGGTGATCGTGGAGCCCGGCACCAAGACGGGCGTGCCGATCCTGATGGACAACCCGAAGGAGGTCGGCGCGGACCGCATCGTCAACGCGGTCGCCGCCGCCGAGCTCTACGGCGGCCCCGCGATCGTCGTCGACTTCGGTACGGCGACCACCTTCGACGCGGTCTCCGCCAAGGGCGAGTACGTCGGCGGGGTCATCTCCCCGGGCATCGAGATCTCCATGGAGGCCCTCGGCGTACGGGGCGCCCAGCTCCGCAAGATCGAGCTGGCCCGCCCGCGCAACGTCATCGGCAAGTCCACGGTCGAGGCGATGCAGTCGGGCGTGGTCTACGGGTTCGCCGGCCAGGTCGACGGGATCGTCGGCCGCATGGCCAAGGAGCTGGCCGGCCCGAACGGCGTCCCGGACGACGTCCGGGTCATCGCCACGGGCGGCCTGGCCCCGATCGTCCTCGGCGAGGCCGAGGCCATCGACGACCACGAGCCCTGGCTCACCCTGATCGGCCTCCGCCTGGTCTACGAGCGCAACGCCCCCACCTTCGGCTGA
- the panC gene encoding pantoate--beta-alanine ligase — translation MILLDTADALHRLPRAAAGTRAVVMTMGALHEGHATLVRTAREHVGPTGQVVVTVFVNPLQFGANEDLDRYPRTLDADLAIAEAAGADAVFAPAVDEVYPGGDPQVRITAGPMGGRLEGATRPGHFDGMLTVVAKLLHLTRPDLAFFGQKDAQQLALIRRMVTDLNFPVEVVGVPTVREPDGLALSSRNRYLSARERGTALALSRALFAGRDRLAAQSALRARAEAQAPPAGDERATGLARLGEIRASADAHAVSAAGAGLPEAVRAAARHVLEEAGRHDPPLVLDYLALVDPQDFTEAGHGFTGQAVLAVAAKVGATRLIDNIPLEFGAQP, via the coding sequence GTGATCCTCCTCGACACCGCCGACGCGCTGCACCGCCTCCCCCGCGCCGCCGCGGGCACCCGCGCCGTCGTCATGACCATGGGCGCCCTGCACGAGGGCCACGCCACCCTGGTCCGCACGGCCCGCGAACACGTCGGCCCCACCGGCCAGGTCGTGGTCACGGTCTTCGTCAACCCCCTCCAGTTCGGGGCGAACGAGGACCTCGACCGCTACCCCCGCACCCTCGACGCCGACCTGGCGATCGCCGAAGCCGCCGGCGCCGACGCCGTGTTCGCCCCCGCCGTCGACGAGGTCTACCCCGGCGGCGACCCCCAGGTCCGGATCACCGCCGGCCCGATGGGCGGCCGCCTCGAAGGCGCCACCCGCCCCGGCCACTTCGACGGCATGCTGACCGTCGTCGCCAAGCTGCTCCACCTCACCCGCCCCGACCTGGCCTTCTTCGGCCAGAAGGACGCGCAGCAACTGGCCCTGATCCGGCGCATGGTGACCGACCTGAACTTCCCCGTGGAGGTGGTCGGCGTACCGACCGTCCGCGAGCCGGACGGGCTCGCGCTCTCCTCCCGCAACCGCTACCTCTCCGCCAGGGAGCGCGGCACCGCCCTCGCGCTCTCCCGCGCCCTGTTCGCCGGCCGCGACCGCCTCGCCGCACAGTCCGCGCTGCGCGCCCGCGCCGAGGCGCAGGCGCCGCCGGCCGGGGACGAGCGGGCCACCGGCCTGGCCCGGCTCGGCGAGATCCGGGCCTCCGCCGACGCGCACGCCGTCTCGGCGGCGGGCGCCGGCCTGCCGGAGGCCGTACGGGCCGCCGCGCGGCACGTCCTGGAGGAGGCGGGCCGTCACGATCCGCCGCTCGTCCTGGACTACCTGGCGCTGGTGGACCCCCAGGACTTCACCGAGGCCGGCCACGGCTTCACCGGTCAGGCCGTGCTGGCCGTCGCCGCGAAGGTGGGCGCGACCCGGCTGATCGACAACATCCCATTGGAGTTCGGAGCACAACCGTGA
- a CDS encoding threonine aldolase family protein, with the protein MGPDAERNADAAAEQAAEHAAEEAADADALAARMVVAGRVARRRLSHSLREATVGELLAELAGQATDPDEPGDVYGNGVVERLERRVAELLGTEDAAFFPTGTMAQQIALRCWAGRTGNPVVALHPTSHPERWEGGALSVVSGLRTVHPTGEPRHPTASEVAELPEPFGTLMLELPLRDAGFLLPTWEELSALVDAARERDAVVHFDGARLWESTVHFGRTLPEIAALADSVYVSFYKSLGGISGAALAGSASLVAESKVWRHRYGGQIFRQFPAALSALAGLDQELPRLPSYVAKARAVASALSSALAAAPEVPWFRVHPEVPHTHQFQVWLPYDADRLTEAGVRLAEETGTVLFRRWSPDGPPGLSVTELEVTRPGLSWTEAEVTTAVADFVARL; encoded by the coding sequence ATGGGACCCGACGCGGAGCGGAATGCGGACGCGGCGGCCGAGCAGGCGGCCGAGCACGCCGCCGAGGAGGCCGCGGATGCGGATGCCCTGGCGGCGCGGATGGTGGTTGCCGGGCGGGTGGCGCGGCGGAGGCTGTCGCACAGTCTGCGGGAGGCCACGGTCGGCGAGCTGCTGGCGGAGTTGGCCGGGCAGGCCACGGACCCGGACGAGCCGGGCGACGTCTACGGCAACGGCGTCGTGGAGCGGCTGGAGCGCCGGGTCGCGGAGCTGCTCGGCACCGAGGACGCGGCGTTCTTCCCGACCGGGACCATGGCCCAGCAGATCGCGCTGCGCTGCTGGGCCGGCCGGACCGGGAACCCGGTGGTCGCCCTGCACCCGACGAGCCATCCGGAACGGTGGGAGGGCGGCGCGCTGTCGGTCGTCTCCGGGCTGCGGACCGTCCACCCGACGGGCGAACCGCGCCATCCGACCGCGTCCGAGGTCGCCGAGCTGCCGGAACCGTTCGGGACGCTGATGCTGGAGCTTCCGCTCCGGGACGCGGGCTTCCTGCTCCCGACCTGGGAGGAGCTGTCGGCCCTGGTGGACGCCGCCCGGGAACGGGACGCGGTCGTCCACTTCGACGGGGCCCGGCTCTGGGAGTCGACGGTCCACTTCGGCCGGACGCTGCCGGAGATCGCGGCGCTGGCGGACTCGGTGTACGTCTCCTTCTACAAGTCCCTCGGGGGCATCAGCGGGGCCGCCCTCGCCGGATCGGCGTCGCTCGTGGCGGAGTCCAAGGTCTGGCGGCACCGGTACGGGGGCCAGATCTTCCGGCAGTTCCCGGCCGCGCTGTCCGCCCTGGCCGGACTCGACCAGGAACTCCCGCGGCTCCCCTCCTACGTGGCCAAGGCGCGCGCGGTGGCGTCCGCCCTGTCCTCGGCGCTCGCCGCGGCTCCGGAGGTGCCCTGGTTCCGGGTCCACCCGGAGGTGCCGCACACCCACCAGTTCCAGGTGTGGCTCCCGTACGACGCGGACCGCCTCACCGAGGCGGGTGTCCGCCTGGCGGAGGAGACGGGCACGGTCCTCTTCCGCCGCTGGTCCCCCGACGGCCCGCCGGGCCTGTCGGTGACGGAGCTCGAGGTCACCCGCCCGGGCCTGTCCTGGACGGAGGCCGAAGTCACCACCGCGGTGGCCGACTTCGTGGCCCGCCTCTAA
- a CDS encoding M28 family metallopeptidase produces the protein MPSRRIAAATAALAAAALVSPLLLAGPAGATGSPQSDAARGDALARKLVKDSTGKGANNHLKVFQAIADYNKGTRVAGSKGHVQSAQYVELVMRAAGYKVTKNEFDFVFVETIAETLKVNGPAGRDVPIKLMTYTASGPANGVTAQIAAAPVDADGTNGCEPADFAAGAFTGKVALIKRGGCAFAVKQQNAADAGAVGAVIYNNTEGALNGTIGAADAGKIPTGGVTLAEGQRLAADAAAGPVEVTLDIREFRENRKTYNVVAETRGGDENNTVFLGAHLDSVAAGPGINDNGSGSAGILQVAQKLASSQTKIKNKVKFAWWSAEEFGLLGSEAYVDGLTEEQKKQIKLYLNFDMIASPNAAYFVYDGDDSDKVGSGPGPEGSAQLEKGINDFLDSKSIPREGTDFSGRSDYGPFIAVGIPSGGTFTGAEGIKTPAQAAKFGGQAGVAYDVNYHGKGDTLANIDQKALDINVDVIADAVGHYAYDLAPLGRPVVSAPTQGGGSGGGLHEGHDHETE, from the coding sequence ATGCCCTCACGCCGTATAGCCGCAGCCACCGCCGCCCTGGCGGCCGCGGCCCTCGTCTCCCCGCTGCTCCTCGCCGGACCCGCCGGTGCCACCGGCAGCCCGCAGAGCGACGCCGCCCGGGGTGACGCCCTGGCCCGCAAGCTGGTCAAGGACTCCACCGGCAAGGGTGCCAACAACCACCTGAAGGTCTTCCAGGCCATCGCCGACTACAACAAGGGCACCCGTGTGGCGGGTTCCAAGGGCCACGTCCAGTCGGCCCAGTACGTCGAGCTCGTCATGCGGGCGGCCGGATACAAGGTCACCAAGAACGAGTTCGACTTCGTGTTCGTCGAGACGATCGCCGAGACCCTGAAGGTCAACGGCCCGGCCGGCCGCGACGTCCCGATCAAGCTGATGACGTACACCGCCAGCGGCCCGGCGAACGGTGTGACGGCACAGATCGCCGCCGCCCCGGTCGACGCCGACGGCACCAACGGCTGCGAGCCCGCCGACTTCGCCGCGGGCGCCTTCACCGGCAAGGTCGCGCTGATCAAGCGCGGCGGCTGCGCCTTCGCGGTCAAGCAGCAGAACGCGGCCGACGCCGGCGCGGTCGGCGCGGTGATCTACAACAACACCGAGGGCGCCCTCAACGGCACCATCGGCGCGGCCGACGCGGGCAAGATCCCGACCGGCGGTGTCACGCTGGCCGAGGGCCAGCGGCTCGCCGCCGACGCCGCCGCGGGGCCGGTCGAGGTCACCCTCGACATCCGCGAGTTCCGGGAGAACCGCAAGACGTACAACGTCGTCGCGGAGACGCGGGGCGGTGACGAGAACAACACCGTCTTCCTCGGCGCGCACCTCGACTCCGTCGCGGCGGGCCCGGGCATCAACGACAACGGCTCCGGCTCGGCCGGCATCCTCCAGGTCGCGCAGAAGCTCGCGAGCAGCCAGACGAAGATCAAGAACAAGGTCAAGTTCGCCTGGTGGTCGGCGGAGGAGTTCGGCCTGCTCGGCTCCGAGGCGTACGTCGACGGGCTGACGGAGGAGCAGAAGAAGCAGATCAAGCTCTACTTGAACTTCGACATGATCGCCTCGCCGAACGCCGCGTACTTCGTCTACGACGGCGACGACTCGGACAAGGTCGGCTCGGGCCCCGGCCCCGAGGGCTCGGCGCAGCTGGAGAAGGGGATCAACGACTTCCTCGACTCCAAGAGCATCCCGCGCGAGGGCACCGACTTCTCGGGCCGCTCGGACTACGGCCCGTTCATCGCGGTCGGCATCCCCTCGGGCGGTACGTTCACGGGCGCCGAGGGCATCAAGACGCCCGCGCAGGCGGCGAAGTTCGGCGGGCAGGCCGGGGTCGCGTACGACGTGAACTACCACGGCAAGGGCGACACCCTCGCGAACATCGACCAGAAGGCGCTCGACATCAACGTCGACGTCATCGCGGACGCGGTGGGTCACTACGCGTACGACCTGGCGCCGCTGGGTCGCCCGGTCGTCTCGGCGCCGACGCAGGGTGGCGGCAGCGGGGGTGGCCTTCACGAGGGCCACGACCACGAGACGGAGTAA